In Papaver somniferum cultivar HN1 chromosome 9, ASM357369v1, whole genome shotgun sequence, the genomic stretch ATCGCTGCATTACCTTTTGCAAAGAAATcggctttctttgatttgcatgTGGATGTAATTTCAGCTGGCGCATCTAATTCttctaggcgtatggaagttgacagtaatgcagacttagttgtcagtgcaaaaAACAGTTATTTGAAAGATGGTAAAGAGGTTCCAAATGTGCcttttttcagatggttgggagAAGATCTTTGAGGATACAAAAtaattattctatggtggtgttgattctGTACGTATAGCttgccaaaaatactgcatgagaactggatatgaggtaagGAAGTTGAAGAATGACCTAGAGAGATTCACCGTATGCAGCGTGGAAGGTTGTTCATGGAGGCTTCAtgcaactgccattggtagttctattgatgtttttaagataaaggaatatgttGGGAGGCACACCTGTGgtggtggttatatgttgaagaatccaaaaGTTTCGAGAAAGCTTATGAACAATTTAATTCATGAGCGTTTCAGGCACAACCCTCTCATAAAGCCAGCAGAGATTATAGATTATGTTAAAGTTGGTGGCGGAATCGACATCAAttatcaccacgcatatcatgcacttgagttgtcgcataaacatatttttggtaatgatgtcaAGTGTTACACTAATCTTGCTTGGTGGGTTAATGCAGTTAGGGAAACAAACTCCGGGTCATATATTGATTTCGACTTCAATGGTGTTACAAagagattcaatagactttttatttgctttggagcttgtagaGAGGGCTATAAACTTTATCGTCCGATGATTTTCTGTGATTGTACATTTCTTACTGGGACTTTTAGAGGAGGTCTCATGGAGGCAACATGTCTTAACGacaatcaaggtaactggtttttttatttttcatatggttttctttttttttttccatggcGACAACATGTCTTAACGGCAACATGTCTTAATATGTAGTGTCTATTTCTGTAACAATACAAGGAAATATAACTAGTATAACTAGTACTGTCTATgctttaaaaaaaatctaaaaactagtATAGAAGAAGGactacatgttgatatgtactggTTGTCAACTAGTATAttactacatattgaccttactggtTGTCAATATGTAGTTTCaggtaaaccatactgcatgtcaatatgtggTGTTAGCTTTTCATGTTGATATGTACTGGTTGTTTTCCTTTTAGCAGTTGCTTAATATAAAGAATAATTCCTTTTTTGCAGGTTTTTATCCTCTCGCATATGCATTAGTTTCTGGTGAAACTAATGACAATTGGGAGTGGTTTTTCAAGAATCTGAAGGATGCTTTGGATGATGATCGCCTAATCACTTTTATGACTGgccgaggtgaagggttggttaaatacATTCCCAAAGTTTTCCTTAATTCTCATTAAAGCTATTGCTACTTCCACTTGGACAAAAGCTTACCTATCACAAAGTTTGACGAAAAGTATAAagaagtgactgatgctttccgaaaggcaACATATGCGCTTTCTCCTGCAAGATACGAGGAAGCTCTTcaagaaatggtaaatttgggaaggccttgggttaCTGACTACTGTCGCAACATTCCAAGGGAAAAGTGGTCCAGTGCGTTCTTCAAGGGCTGTAGGTATGGTCAGACTTCTTCAAGCGTTGCCGAATCATTCAATAATTGGATTAACCGCGAGAAAAAGTTACCCGCGTGTGCGTTCGTTGACAAGATCAGGTTTGCATCAGTTCCCCTAGTCACAGTACAAACTTATATGTAGTGTTAAGATTTTATTAGTTTCTTTTGTAACAGTACAAGCTTGTATGTTTTGTTAATCTACGTATAATGTAGTATAATAGACTTGATGTTTCCTGTCTTTGTAGGCTACATATTATGGAGTTGATGTCAGAACGTCGCGAAGAGAGTGTCTTGATGAACCCAGAACTGCTAACCAATGtgtatcaagccttgcttgaactacacattcAAATTGGCCATCCCTGGAAAGTTAGCTAGTCATATGCTAACCGCTTTGAGGTacattctccaaggttagcatTTATCCTTAATCTCTATCATCTTAATTTTAgttacttttttcttttctttttaagcaACATGCTCTGTGATGTGATATCCACCCATCTAGTATCTTAGGTGTACTGCAGATAACATATGAATATGTATTGTGTAGATATTCGGTAGATAATATGTTGTGTTTTGTGTGTGAAGTCTCATACGGTAGATCTAGAGAAAAAAACTTGTATTTTCCAACGATGGCGTGtgtatggttttccatgctcgcatgctactgcagctattactagatctggaggaaggatACTTGATTACGTCGAAGATTACTTCAAAGTTACCTGTTATCGTgagctatattcaatagctattagacctGTTCCTAACCACGACAAGTATGTGTCTTTAAAAGTacattttgatattgttttttAAGGAACAATATACTGTTTACATATTAGTGGGTAGttaagattatttatttttctcataggcctgatgagtatcacgtagacgATACCGTTCTCCCACCAGCTGTAATTAGGgctccaccaggcaggaaaaagggaAAGCGTATTAAAAGTACATGGGAGAATAGTAGAAAATCTGttaagtgttcaaactgtaatttgaaaactcatcacaacaaggcaacatgcacTCTTATCCGtcagtatgaactttctgaagaatgatttgtGACAGGTATGTGTTTCAATCAGTACATATTAAAAATGTCTTGGGGTAGGATGTTACAGTACAATGTATTTTTTTAAGTAAGTAGTGTTTTGatttctcttttgttttatcaCAGGCTTGGACGTGCATCAGAAGGTGATACCGATGACATTGCCGTTCTTTCCACCAGTTATTATTTGAAAAGCTCACCACCAGCTATCAACATGTAGTCCTTGTTCTATTCTACTGTTTTTGATTCGTCAATACCAACTGAAATTTGGTTAATAACCGTTTCTTTACAGTACAAACATTATAAGTGTATTgaaatactgtttttgttgtttcttataactttttttggttttc encodes the following:
- the LOC113312889 gene encoding uncharacterized protein LOC113312889 produces the protein MGEGAVFDLTRVNMSDVAHDSDIACYSHNQVIVPILADVTLQSIAALPFAKKSAFFDLHVDVISAGASNSSRRMEVDIRETNSGSYIDFDFNGVTKRFNRLFICFGACREGYKLYRPMIFCDCTFLTGTFRGGLMEATCLNDNQVSGFYPLAYALVSGETNDNWEWFFKNLKDALDDDRLITFMTGRGEGYCYFHLDKSLPITKFDEKYKEVTDAFRKATYALSPARYEEALQEMVNLGRPWVTDYCRNIPREKWSSAFFKGCRYGQTSSSVAESFNNWINREKKLPACAFVDKIRLHIMELMSERREESVLMNPELLTNVYQALLELHIQIGHPWKIFAITRSGGRILDYVEDYFKVTCYRELYSIAIRPVPNHDKPDEYHVDDTVLPPAVIRAPPGRKKGKRIKSTWENSRKSVKCSNCMCFNQLGRASEGDTDDIAVLSTSYYLKSSPPAINM